The Streptococcaceae bacterium ESL0687 genome has a segment encoding these proteins:
- a CDS encoding ABC transporter ATP-binding protein, with protein MLEVKDLSVYYGVIQAVSDVNFKVNEGEIVSLIGANGAGKTTILHTISGLVRPKNGIITFEGQEIQKVAPQKIVSSGLCQVPEGRHVFPGLTVLENLEMGAYLKKDREENSRNLKKVFSRFPRLEERKNQDASTLSGGEQQMLAMGRALMGTPKLLLLDEPSMGLAPIFIQEIFDIIQDIQKQGTTVLLIEQNANKALAISDRGYVLETGKVVLAGTGKELLESDEVRKAYLGG; from the coding sequence ATGTTAGAAGTTAAAGACTTATCTGTCTATTATGGCGTAATCCAGGCTGTAAGTGATGTAAACTTTAAGGTTAATGAAGGAGAAATTGTTTCCTTAATCGGAGCTAACGGGGCAGGAAAAACAACCATCCTTCATACAATTTCTGGTCTTGTCCGTCCTAAAAATGGAATCATAACCTTTGAAGGACAAGAAATTCAAAAGGTTGCCCCGCAAAAAATCGTATCTTCTGGTCTTTGCCAAGTACCAGAAGGGCGTCATGTTTTTCCAGGACTTACCGTTCTTGAGAATCTTGAGATGGGAGCTTACCTTAAAAAAGACCGGGAGGAAAATTCCCGCAACCTTAAAAAAGTATTTTCACGTTTCCCGCGTTTAGAAGAACGTAAAAATCAAGATGCTTCGACCCTTTCGGGTGGGGAGCAGCAGATGCTTGCCATGGGTCGTGCGCTTATGGGAACACCAAAACTTTTACTGCTAGATGAACCATCAATGGGGCTTGCACCTATCTTCATCCAAGAGATTTTTGATATAATTCAAGATATCCAGAAGCAAGGAACAACTGTTCTTTTAATTGAGCAAAATGCCAATAAGGCCTTGGCCATCTCAGACCGAGGTTATGTTTTAGAAACAGGAAAAGTTGTTTTAGCAGGTACTGGTAAAGAACTTTTAGAAAGTGATGAAGTACGTAAGGCTTATCTTGGAGGTTAA